The window CGTCCACCTGGGCATCGTGCATCTCTTCGATGTGGAACGTCCCGCGGTCACGCCGCGCGAAAGCGAGCTGATTTCCTGCGGCTTTCGTCCGGTCGAAGAGTTGCTCGCCGACATGACCGGTTTCGAAACCTGGTCGAGCATCTGCCTGACGGCGATTTTTCGCGGCGCCACCTGATTATCGCAAGAACCGGCCGCCGTTGAGGTCGATCAGGCCGCCGGTCATGAAGCTGGAGGCGTCGCTGGCCAGAAAAAGCACGGCCTGGGCCACCTCCTCGGCCCGCGAATTCCGCCCCAGCGGCGTCTGACGGCGATAGTCTTCCATCTTTTCGGGCGTGGAGAAGACCTCATGGTGCGGCGTCTCCACCACGCCCGGCATGATGCAATTCGCCCGCACGGCGGGCGCCAACTCGCGGGCCAGCGTCCGTGTAAACACTTGCAACGCCCCTTTGGCGGCCGCATAGGGACCCGCGCCGCCGGAACCGCCGGTCTGCACCGACAGCGACAGGTTGTTGATGATGCTGCCGTGCCCGTGCTGCCTTAAGTGCGGAATCGCGCGGCGCGTGACATAAAACGCCGCATGGACATTCACGTCGAACACCTGCCGCCACAGTTTCGTGGGGCAATTCTCGATCGAAGTCCTGGCCAGCGGCGCGCCGGCATTGTTGAAGACGACGTCGATCCGGCCCGCCTGCTCGACGAAGCGATCAGCGACTCGCTCCGCCTCGGCTTCCTGCGTCAGGTCGGCTTCCAGCAGATAGGCGGTGCCGCCGAACTGGTGGATTGAATCTCGGAGCGATTCGGCCCCTGCGCGGCTGGTGTGGAAGTGCAAGCCGACCACGGCCCCGGCGCGGGCCAACAACTCGGCCGTGGCGCGCCCGATGCCGGTTCCGGCCCCCGTCACCAAAGCGGTGCGGCCCGTGAGATCGAACTGGGTTTGAGCAAATGAAAATGTGGTTGTCATTCCCGGCGTTCGCGCTACGTCGTCGCGCACCTGGGATGTTGATCCACTTTGGCCTTAGCCTCGTCGGGCGTCCAGCCTTCAAGAAGCCAGCCTTGAAGGAAGGAGAGCGTAACCGCAATCTCCTCACGCATCGGCGTGACCGGCTGGCGGAAAGCGGCAATTGGAACTGGCATCTCGTGCTCCTCGAGCCAAAGCGTCCACTCGACGCCATCGTTCTCTGCTTGATCTTCGGGGACGAGCCGGCGCTTGAAAGTAACGAACCGGCCGCCCGCGACTTTTTCGGAACGGGCCGTTCCCATTCCGTTTCCGGTGAATGATGGTAGTGCCAGATCCCGCTCTTTTGCGGCATCGGCAATTGCTCTCAACCACGATTGTTGGCCAACTGCCTTACGCATTTTCTTCGTCCGTCACGTGTTCGGAAAACTCTACCTTTTCCACGGTGCCTTCGATCAAATACTCGTCTTCGTCTGCTCTGCCTTCATAAAGCCGCTCGGGATTAAGCGTGTCGACGCGCACGCGAAAGACCCTGATCCTACCGCTGAGTTCGTGGGTCCCGGAACGAGCGGCTTCCTCCGCCAAAGAGCGGTCCGTGGTCCAACTCGTGTAACCAGTCTCAGTCATTCCGGCGGAGTGCCAACGCCGCCATTGCTCCCCAGCCCGATCCGGACGCGGTGGACGGATCTCCTCAAAGTAATTCACGTCATCCACTTCGGTGGACTCTGCTGGAACTCCGCGGTAGAGCCACGTGCAATCCTCCGGCAAGTGAGACAAGCGGCCCTCAGCATACGATTTTGCGCCGTCAATCCATCTCTCAGCATACGAAGAAACTGCAATGCGGGGCAAGCCGGACGCGGTGGCACCGGTGACCCGGCACAGCGGCTATCTCGCGGCGCTAGTCCTTATCGATGATCGCCATGGGCCCCTTCCACGGCTGGTGGAAGCAAGCTAGGCTGGCTTGTTAGCGCCGCGATCGTTGTTGTTTCTCACAGCTCCTGGCACGAGCCATGCCATGCCTTCAATTCAAGCTGCGGACGGTGTTCTTGCCGACAACGCTCGTCGCAACCGCGTGCGTGGCGGTAAAGGAGATCTCGCCGATATGGGAGTCGCTGGACGGGTTGGCCAAGCTAGCCATCATGGTGGCGACCACGCCCGTAGCATTCTTCGCCGCCATCTTATCCGTGCTGCCGTTTGCGTATCGGCGGGCCGTTTCGCGGATCGAACATAGAAAGGGCGGTGATGATTCGTTTCCGGTTCCGACTACTTGCCGTTTGGCTGGCCGCGCTTTGCGGCGCAGCGACGGCCGACGGCGCCGATGCCCGGCCCAATGTGCTGTTGCTCGTTTCCGACGATCAACGGCCCAACACGATCGGAGCGCTGGGAAACGATCACATCCACACTCCGCACATCGACGCCCTGGTCAAACGCGGCACCGTGTTTA of the Pirellulales bacterium genome contains:
- a CDS encoding SDR family NAD(P)-dependent oxidoreductase encodes the protein MTTTFSFAQTQFDLTGRTALVTGAGTGIGRATAELLARAGAVVGLHFHTSRAGAESLRDSIHQFGGTAYLLEADLTQEAEAERVADRFVEQAGRIDVVFNNAGAPLARTSIENCPTKLWRQVFDVNVHAAFYVTRRAIPHLRQHGHGSIINNLSLSVQTGGSGGAGPYAAAKGALQVFTRTLARELAPAVRANCIMPGVVETPHHEVFSTPEKMEDYRRQTPLGRNSRAEEVAQAVLFLASDASSFMTGGLIDLNGGRFLR